Proteins encoded by one window of Alphaproteobacteria bacterium:
- the tsaD gene encoding tRNA (adenosine(37)-N6)-threonylcarbamoyltransferase complex transferase subunit TsaD — protein sequence MIAQSQSAAGRHLILGIETSCDETAAAIVDMAAPPGERILASRILSQHAAHRPHGGIVPEIAARAHLDHTDRLVAEAMAEAGATFTDLAGVAATAGPGLVGGLIVGLMTGKAVALAHDLPFAAVNHLEAHGLTARLTDDVAFPYLLLLVSGGHTQFLAVEGVGRHHQLGTTLDDAAGEAFDKAAALLNLGWPGGPAIEQAARRGNATRFPLPRPLAGRPGADLSFSGLKTALRQTVEGLDPLSAASVADLAAAMQAAIVGHLAARAGHAVALFRERHGPGRPLVAAGGVAANSALAAALGQVAETGGMTMLRLPPALCTDNAAMVAWAGGERLAMGLCDGLDAAPRPRWPLDHSAASPRPPRQTIPGGGNTA from the coding sequence ATGATCGCCCAATCCCAGTCCGCTGCCGGTCGCCACCTCATCCTCGGCATAGAGACCAGTTGCGACGAGACCGCCGCGGCCATCGTCGACATGGCGGCACCGCCGGGCGAGCGCATCCTGGCCAGTCGCATCCTGTCGCAGCACGCGGCCCACCGCCCGCACGGCGGCATCGTGCCGGAGATCGCCGCCCGCGCCCATCTCGACCACACCGACCGGCTGGTGGCTGAGGCCATGGCCGAGGCCGGCGCCACCTTCACCGATCTGGCCGGTGTGGCGGCCACCGCCGGACCCGGTCTGGTCGGCGGCCTGATCGTTGGCCTGATGACCGGCAAGGCGGTGGCGCTGGCCCACGACCTGCCCTTCGCCGCGGTCAATCATCTGGAAGCGCACGGGCTGACCGCGCGCCTCACCGACGATGTGGCCTTTCCCTACCTGCTGCTGCTGGTTTCCGGCGGCCACACCCAGTTCCTGGCGGTAGAGGGCGTCGGCCGCCACCATCAGCTCGGCACCACCCTGGACGATGCCGCCGGCGAGGCCTTCGACAAGGCCGCCGCCCTGCTGAATCTCGGCTGGCCCGGTGGCCCGGCCATCGAACAGGCGGCGCGGCGCGGCAACGCCACCCGCTTTCCCCTGCCGCGGCCACTGGCCGGCCGGCCCGGCGCCGACCTCTCCTTCTCCGGCCTCAAGACGGCCCTGCGCCAGACGGTGGAGGGGCTGGACCCGCTGTCGGCGGCGAGTGTGGCTGACCTGGCCGCCGCCATGCAGGCGGCCATCGTCGGCCATCTGGCGGCGCGGGCGGGTCATGCGGTGGCGCTGTTCCGCGAACGTCATGGCCCGGGCCGCCCGCTGGTGGCGGCCGGCGGCGTCGCCGCCAACAGTGCGCTGGCCGCGGCTCTGGGCCAGGTGGCCGAAACCGGCGGCATGACCATGCTGCGTCTGCCGCCGGCGCTGTGCACCGACAACGCGGCCATGGTGGCGTGGGCCGGCGGCGAGCGTCTGGCCATGGGCCTCTGTGATGGGCTGGACGCGGCGCCCAGACCGCGCTGGCCGCTGGACCACTCGGCGGCCAGCCCGCGGCCACCCCGCCAGACGATCCCCGGCGGCGGCAACACCGCCTGA
- a CDS encoding TfoX/Sxy family protein — protein MTRRPTLPAVSRNDDASLWIEDLFRPHLAISLRRMFGGTGVFTGDGPDRRMVALEADGELWFKCDDQTAPQWEAAGAEPFRYAKADGVASVMSYRRLPEEALDDTEVFARWVKLADAASRRAARTKARPRTKGKTTAKIRPHA, from the coding sequence ATGACCCGCCGCCCGACCCTGCCCGCCGTTTCCCGCAACGACGATGCCAGCCTGTGGATCGAGGATCTGTTCCGGCCGCATCTGGCCATCTCCCTGCGCCGCATGTTCGGCGGCACCGGCGTCTTCACCGGCGACGGGCCGGACCGTCGCATGGTGGCGCTCGAGGCCGATGGCGAGCTGTGGTTCAAATGCGACGACCAGACCGCGCCCCAGTGGGAGGCCGCCGGCGCGGAACCCTTCCGCTATGCCAAGGCCGATGGCGTGGCCAGCGTCATGTCCTACCGCCGCCTGCCGGAAGAGGCCCTGGACGATACCGAGGTCTTCGCCCGCTGGGTAAAGCTGGCCGATGCCGCCAGCCGCCGCGCCGCCCGCACGAAAGCGCGGCCGCGGACGAAGGGTAAGACCACGGCAAAGATCCGCCCGCACGCCTGA
- the hemC gene encoding hydroxymethylbilane synthase: protein MAPLRLGTRGSRLALWQADAVRQALGGADATLAAEDAVEIVPLQVAGDVDKVRPLADYGGKGLFTRELDQALADRRIDLAVHSLKDVPTLFGSDVTLAGVLEGEDPRDVFISPLAPSLDALPVGARLGTSAPRRRALARALNPQIAVVNFRGNVPTRLDKLARGEVDATILAAAGLKRLGLLTPAMRIMTPDEMLPAVGQGVIALVCRAGDEMMTGLCGRVTHQATLARITAERAVLEHLGASCHTPIAVHAQPAAGDGDRLHLRAILADPASERLARAQASGPRAEARQLGLTVGAMLREAAGADLLRDVL, encoded by the coding sequence ATGGCCCCTCTTCGACTCGGCACCCGTGGCAGCCGCCTGGCGCTTTGGCAGGCGGATGCGGTGCGCCAGGCGCTTGGTGGGGCCGACGCCACGCTGGCCGCAGAGGACGCGGTGGAGATTGTGCCCCTGCAGGTGGCCGGCGACGTCGACAAGGTGCGGCCGCTGGCCGACTATGGCGGCAAGGGATTGTTCACCCGCGAGCTGGATCAGGCGCTGGCCGACCGCCGCATCGATCTGGCGGTGCATTCATTGAAGGACGTGCCGACCCTGTTCGGCTCCGACGTGACGCTGGCCGGTGTGCTGGAGGGCGAGGATCCGCGTGACGTGTTCATCTCGCCGCTGGCGCCGTCGCTGGACGCTCTGCCGGTCGGGGCCAGGCTCGGCACCAGCGCGCCGCGTCGCCGCGCCCTGGCGCGGGCGCTCAATCCACAGATTGCCGTGGTCAACTTCCGCGGCAATGTGCCAACCCGCCTGGACAAGCTGGCCCGCGGCGAGGTGGACGCAACCATCCTGGCGGCGGCCGGGCTGAAGCGCCTGGGCCTGCTGACACCGGCCATGCGGATCATGACCCCGGATGAGATGCTGCCGGCGGTGGGGCAAGGGGTGATCGCGCTTGTCTGTCGCGCCGGCGACGAGATGATGACAGGCCTATGCGGCCGGGTCACCCACCAGGCCACCCTGGCGCGGATCACCGCGGAACGCGCCGTGCTGGAGCATCTGGGCGCGTCGTGCCACACACCCATCGCGGTTCATGCACAGCCGGCGGCGGGCGATGGCGACCGGTTGCACCTGCGCGCCATTCTGGCCGATCCGGCGAGTGAGCGCTTGGCGCGGGCGCAAGCGAGCGGTCCGCGGGCAGAGGCCAGACAGCTTGGCCTGACAGTCGGCGCAATGCTGCGCGAGGCAGCGGGAGCGGACCTGCTGCGCGACGTGCTTTGA
- a CDS encoding uroporphyrinogen-III synthase, with amino-acid sequence MIITRLEPAASALAGRVQALGLRPVVAPMLTIRPRGDPMPALDGAAALLLTSANGLVGLAARPAAEQASLRGLPVWCVGPATAAAAEAAGYTVAATAAGDGAALARAVAARLSPAAGWLLHAAGEDVAGGLDAGLASGGFSARRWVVYSARTATVLPVAAREALAGDGPVAVLFFSGRSAAAFATLAADHAAPARLTAFCLSERVARAALDAAPVWAGVQVAARPEEDSLLADLAIWRRQSDQHTDRDRRGGP; translated from the coding sequence GTGATCATCACCCGGCTTGAGCCGGCGGCATCGGCGCTCGCCGGGCGGGTGCAGGCGCTGGGGTTGCGGCCGGTGGTGGCGCCGATGCTGACGATCCGGCCGCGCGGCGACCCCATGCCGGCGCTGGACGGGGCGGCGGCGCTGCTGCTGACCAGCGCCAATGGGCTGGTTGGTCTGGCGGCGCGGCCGGCGGCTGAACAGGCGTCGCTGCGGGGGCTGCCGGTGTGGTGCGTCGGTCCGGCCACGGCGGCGGCGGCAGAGGCGGCGGGATATACGGTAGCGGCGACGGCGGCCGGCGATGGCGCGGCGCTGGCGCGGGCGGTGGCGGCGCGGCTGTCGCCCGCGGCAGGCTGGCTGCTGCATGCGGCCGGCGAGGATGTGGCCGGCGGCCTCGATGCCGGTCTCGCCAGCGGCGGATTCAGCGCGCGGCGCTGGGTGGTCTATAGCGCGCGTACGGCGACAGTCCTGCCGGTGGCGGCGCGTGAAGCGTTGGCCGGCGACGGGCCGGTGGCGGTGCTGTTTTTCTCCGGCCGGTCGGCGGCCGCCTTTGCTACACTGGCGGCGGACCATGCCGCGCCCGCCCGCCTTACGGCGTTCTGCCTGTCGGAGCGCGTGGCCCGCGCGGCGCTGGACGCAGCCCCGGTGTGGGCGGGTGTGCAGGTTGCGGCAAGGCCGGAGGAGGATTCGTTGCTGGCCGATCTGGCGATCTGGCGCAGGCAGTCAGATCAACACACCGACAGGGACCGACGGGGAGGCCCATGA
- a CDS encoding heme biosynthesis HemY N-terminal domain-containing protein: MVRRWLRLAWTLLWLAVVVAGAAWVADHPGRVSIAAGPWLIDTSFAGLVIAMAGFAAVAAVLFHGWRRLRAVPGHWRDRRRLHRLEDGTAALLDGLTHAAAGDVAATRQAARQVGRLLERPALAALLAAEAAEAAGDTEAAAHQFEALRGDGATRLLGLAGLARLAARAGDDQASLQAMTEADDAAPGTAWVLRARFEAEARLGQWPEARATLARAMAAGTWNDAEGRRRLACVLHELGHREEALGSELDRRLELAREAHRLAPELAVASLRLARLEAEAGHRRRARGLLAAAWRGADGAAVARQIFPALLAMEAAPVGSDGEEGDAARRLGAWQALARLMRPETVADAAAGEAKAQTVLAAHYALAEAALAAGLTGVARRHGETALAMQQAATGATGGPDRLQALLQAAVAEAAARAAETGEAAEAARARAAQWRAQAAVAPPEAAWLCRHCGRGHDHWQAVCGGCAAFDSLTWRRPVSARAGRLDAAVAPLALGGGSASVASRRLAATGTAITAAAAGDASEDSAGGDGAGEDVEGVARRGER; encoded by the coding sequence ATGGTGCGCCGCTGGCTGCGTCTGGCATGGACCCTGCTGTGGCTGGCGGTGGTGGTGGCCGGCGCGGCATGGGTGGCGGACCATCCCGGTCGCGTGTCGATTGCGGCGGGGCCGTGGCTGATTGATACGAGTTTCGCCGGCCTGGTCATCGCCATGGCCGGTTTCGCCGCGGTTGCGGCGGTGCTGTTTCACGGCTGGCGACGGCTGCGCGCGGTGCCGGGCCACTGGCGTGACCGGCGGCGGCTGCATCGGCTGGAGGACGGCACGGCGGCGCTGCTGGACGGTCTGACCCACGCGGCGGCCGGCGACGTGGCGGCCACCCGCCAGGCGGCGCGTCAGGTGGGGCGATTGCTGGAGCGGCCGGCGCTGGCCGCTTTGCTGGCGGCGGAGGCGGCGGAAGCAGCCGGTGATACAGAGGCGGCGGCCCATCAGTTCGAGGCGCTGCGCGGCGACGGGGCAACGCGACTGCTGGGTCTGGCCGGGTTGGCCCGTCTGGCGGCCAGGGCCGGCGATGACCAGGCGTCGTTGCAGGCGATGACGGAGGCGGATGACGCCGCACCGGGCACGGCGTGGGTGCTGCGGGCGCGGTTCGAGGCGGAGGCCAGGCTTGGTCAGTGGCCGGAGGCGCGGGCGACCCTGGCGCGAGCCATGGCCGCCGGCACCTGGAATGACGCGGAGGGGCGACGGCGGCTGGCCTGTGTGCTGCACGAGCTGGGCCACCGTGAGGAGGCGCTTGGCAGCGAGCTGGACCGCCGGCTGGAGCTGGCCCGCGAGGCACACCGTCTGGCCCCGGAGCTGGCGGTGGCCAGCTTGCGTCTGGCCCGGCTGGAGGCGGAAGCGGGCCACCGGCGACGGGCCCGCGGCCTGCTGGCGGCGGCGTGGCGCGGCGCGGACGGCGCGGCGGTGGCGCGGCAGATCTTTCCGGCGCTGCTGGCCATGGAGGCGGCGCCGGTCGGCAGCGACGGAGAGGAGGGGGACGCGGCGCGGCGGCTCGGCGCATGGCAGGCGCTGGCCCGGCTCATGCGGCCGGAGACGGTGGCGGACGCGGCGGCCGGCGAGGCGAAGGCGCAGACGGTGCTGGCCGCACACTATGCCCTGGCCGAGGCGGCGCTGGCCGCCGGGCTGACCGGCGTGGCCCGGCGTCACGGCGAAACGGCGCTGGCGATGCAGCAGGCCGCCACCGGCGCAACGGGTGGGCCCGACCGGCTGCAGGCGCTGCTGCAGGCGGCGGTGGCGGAAGCCGCGGCGCGGGCCGCGGAGACAGGCGAAGCGGCGGAGGCGGCGCGGGCACGGGCGGCACAGTGGCGGGCGCAGGCGGCGGTGGCGCCGCCGGAAGCGGCCTGGCTCTGCCGCCACTGCGGCCGCGGCCATGACCACTGGCAGGCGGTGTGCGGCGGTTGCGCCGCTTTCGACAGCCTCACCTGGCGGCGGCCGGTATCGGCCAGGGCCGGCCGGCTGGATGCGGCGGTGGCGCCGCTGGCGCTGGGGGGTGGCAGTGCGTCTGTGGCAAGCCGGCGGCTGGCCGCAACGGGAACGGCGATCACCGCCGCCGCCGCGGGCGACGCCAGCGAGGACAGTGCGGGTGGCGACGGGGCAGGTGAGGATGTGGAAGGGGTGGCCCGGCGCGGCGAACGCTAG
- a CDS encoding DUF427 domain-containing protein yields the protein MLFPTPTTYPISSRAVPMPAARLAEAQVMANHPGHVVAEAGGGALVVAESRRCVLLLHRDYFAHIFVPFADVRMDLLQEARPDEVAPYADCAGIRFWHVPAADGGHVPFGAWSYDFGGVGSSGGGDGTGVPARPELAGRLTFAFHGLDRYVIDGRHERAHVRDPRTVFTVTPLGRHLVAGVGGQVVVDSRAALRLTESDYQDRYYVPEADIAMDLLVPSDRVTVCAYKGEARYHHLKIGDRVWENAFWDYPQPWTDYADCFARIRGHHGFFTTMLETTLDGRPDVPDQQAAATDRRMRANPNADRLARARAGVT from the coding sequence ATGCTGTTCCCCACCCCCACCACTTACCCCATCTCCAGTCGGGCGGTGCCCATGCCGGCGGCGCGGCTGGCCGAAGCGCAGGTGATGGCGAACCATCCGGGCCATGTGGTGGCCGAGGCCGGCGGCGGCGCGCTGGTGGTGGCCGAGTCGCGGCGCTGTGTCCTGCTGCTGCACCGGGACTATTTCGCCCACATTTTTGTGCCCTTCGCCGATGTGCGCATGGACCTGTTGCAGGAGGCGCGGCCGGACGAGGTGGCGCCCTATGCCGACTGTGCCGGCATCCGCTTCTGGCACGTGCCGGCGGCCGATGGCGGGCATGTGCCGTTCGGCGCCTGGAGCTATGACTTTGGCGGGGTCGGCAGTAGCGGCGGCGGTGACGGCACGGGCGTGCCGGCGCGGCCGGAGCTGGCCGGACGTCTCACCTTCGCCTTCCACGGGCTGGACCGCTATGTGATTGACGGGCGCCACGAGCGGGCCCATGTGCGCGACCCGCGGACGGTCTTCACGGTGACGCCGCTCGGCCGGCATCTGGTGGCCGGCGTCGGCGGCCAGGTGGTGGTGGACAGCCGGGCTGCGCTGCGCCTGACCGAGAGCGACTATCAGGACCGCTATTATGTGCCCGAAGCGGATATCGCCATGGACCTGCTGGTGCCAAGCGACCGGGTGACGGTATGCGCCTATAAGGGCGAGGCGCGGTATCACCACCTGAAGATTGGCGACCGCGTGTGGGAGAACGCCTTCTGGGACTATCCCCAACCGTGGACCGACTATGCGGACTGCTTCGCCCGGATCCGCGGCCACCACGGCTTCTTCACCACCATGCTGGAGACCACCCTGGACGGCCGGCCGGACGTGCCGGACCAGCAGGCGGCGGCCACCGACCGGCGGATGCGGGCCAACCCCAATGCCGACAGGCTGGCCCGGGCCAGGGCCGGCGTCACCTGA
- a CDS encoding FAD-dependent oxidoreductase: MNTALTGYWLKQAMQAEADPATSGDGGLAVTPLTGEARADIAIIGGGFTGLWTALHIKALEPAADIAIIDKSLCGGGASGRNGGFCMTWSSKALPLIAACGRQEALRLIRASEESVRAIGRFCADHAIDAQFRHDGWLWTASNPSQVDAWQPTLEALAALGAPTFETLTPAQVAARSGTPVTTAGVYDPHVATVQPALLARGMARVARQQGVRLYEHSPVVRLRRGNPVVIDTAGPAGAGRLTAGRAVLALNAWAAELPEFRTTFVPVGVDMIITEPVPDLLAGTGLAGGLAVSDVRVFVNFLRSTPDGRIAMGKGGSQFFWAGRVGQRADGAARDGAALTASFRRFFGHKGPIAIADTWHGPVTRTLNGLPHFGRLAGHPNIAYGHGYCGNGVGPSWTGGRILASLALGRRDEWTDSPLVNARQARRLPPEPLRYVGSRLVSAAAGRVEAAQDRGRPGRRLDRALARLAPPGLAPIR; the protein is encoded by the coding sequence ATGAACACCGCACTGACAGGCTACTGGCTGAAGCAGGCGATGCAGGCCGAGGCCGATCCGGCCACATCAGGCGACGGCGGCCTTGCCGTGACGCCGCTGACCGGCGAGGCGCGGGCCGACATCGCCATCATCGGCGGCGGTTTTACCGGGCTGTGGACGGCGCTGCACATCAAGGCGCTGGAACCGGCGGCCGACATCGCCATCATCGACAAGAGCCTGTGCGGCGGCGGCGCCAGCGGTCGCAATGGCGGCTTCTGCATGACCTGGTCGTCGAAGGCCCTGCCGCTGATCGCCGCCTGCGGCCGGCAGGAAGCGCTGCGCCTGATCCGCGCCTCGGAGGAATCGGTGCGGGCCATCGGCCGCTTCTGCGCCGACCACGCCATTGACGCCCAGTTCCGCCACGACGGCTGGTTGTGGACTGCCAGCAATCCCTCGCAGGTGGACGCCTGGCAGCCGACGCTAGAGGCCCTTGCGGCACTGGGCGCGCCCACCTTCGAAACTCTGACGCCCGCCCAGGTGGCGGCGCGCAGCGGCACGCCGGTCACCACCGCCGGCGTCTACGATCCCCATGTGGCGACGGTGCAACCGGCCCTGCTGGCGCGCGGCATGGCCCGCGTCGCCCGCCAGCAAGGGGTGCGCCTCTATGAACACTCACCGGTGGTCCGTCTGCGGCGCGGCAATCCGGTGGTGATCGACACCGCCGGCCCGGCCGGGGCCGGCCGCCTCACCGCCGGCCGCGCGGTCCTGGCGCTCAATGCCTGGGCGGCGGAGCTGCCGGAGTTCCGCACCACCTTCGTTCCCGTCGGTGTCGACATGATCATCACCGAGCCGGTGCCGGACCTGCTGGCCGGCACGGGCCTGGCCGGCGGCCTGGCGGTCTCCGACGTTCGCGTTTTCGTCAACTTCCTGCGCTCCACGCCGGACGGTCGCATCGCCATGGGCAAGGGCGGCAGCCAGTTCTTCTGGGCCGGCCGCGTCGGTCAGCGGGCCGATGGGGCGGCGCGCGACGGCGCGGCGCTGACCGCCAGCTTTCGCCGCTTCTTCGGGCACAAGGGCCCGATCGCAATCGCCGATACCTGGCACGGTCCGGTCACCCGCACTCTCAATGGCCTGCCGCACTTCGGCCGCCTCGCCGGCCATCCCAACATCGCCTACGGCCACGGTTATTGCGGCAATGGCGTCGGCCCGTCCTGGACCGGCGGCCGTATCCTCGCCTCGCTGGCGCTTGGCCGGCGCGATGAATGGACCGACAGCCCGCTGGTCAACGCCCGCCAGGCCCGCCGCCTGCCGCCGGAGCCGCTGCGCTATGTGGGCTCACGTCTGGTCAGCGCCGCCGCCGGCCGGGTCGAGGCGGCACAGGATCGGGGGCGGCCCGGCCGCCGCCTCGACCGGGCGCTAGCCCGTCTGGCGCCGCCCGGCCTGGCGCCGATCCGCTGA
- a CDS encoding alpha/beta hydrolase, which produces MRTEGLTFRCDGLDMAGVWYLPEPAAARADRPALVVTSGFCGMLDRLPKIFAEVACPLGYPVFSFDYRGFGLSGGTPGDTLLDDQARDMASALVIAHDRASAEKRPLVLATWAMSSPVAVQALKLSRQVAAFMPMNGFYNGRRWLRSVKGEADFARWLDWLDEERARLARGGEAKGIHPFEIYPLDPVTAKDVYEKMYEPPGWGPDQALCFADSLLSVDGEGDLSHLAAVPALIVHGAENALHPPQESLSFHARYPGPRQLLMLDGVGHLGWIGDSPAMTTLLDTMEAWLARQGIAAG; this is translated from the coding sequence ATGCGTACGGAAGGGCTGACGTTTCGCTGTGACGGGCTGGACATGGCCGGGGTGTGGTACCTGCCGGAGCCGGCGGCGGCACGGGCCGACCGGCCGGCGCTGGTGGTGACCAGCGGCTTCTGCGGCATGCTGGACCGTTTGCCGAAGATATTCGCGGAGGTCGCCTGCCCGCTGGGCTATCCGGTGTTCTCGTTCGACTATCGCGGCTTTGGCCTGTCGGGCGGCACGCCGGGCGACACCCTGCTGGACGATCAGGCGCGGGACATGGCCAGCGCGCTGGTCATCGCCCATGACCGGGCCAGCGCCGAGAAGCGGCCGCTGGTACTGGCCACCTGGGCCATGAGTTCGCCGGTGGCGGTGCAGGCCCTGAAGCTGTCGCGGCAGGTTGCCGCCTTCATGCCCATGAACGGATTCTATAACGGCCGGCGCTGGCTGCGGTCGGTGAAGGGCGAGGCGGACTTCGCCCGTTGGCTCGACTGGCTCGATGAGGAGCGGGCCAGGCTGGCGCGGGGCGGCGAGGCCAAGGGTATCCATCCCTTCGAGATCTATCCGCTGGACCCGGTGACGGCCAAGGATGTGTACGAAAAGATGTACGAGCCGCCCGGCTGGGGACCGGACCAGGCGCTGTGCTTTGCCGATTCCTTGCTGAGCGTGGATGGCGAGGGCGATCTGTCACATCTGGCGGCGGTGCCGGCGCTGATTGTCCATGGCGCGGAGAACGCATTGCACCCGCCGCAGGAATCCCTGTCCTTCCACGCCCGCTATCCGGGACCGCGCCAGCTTCTCATGCTCGACGGCGTCGGCCATCTGGGCTGGATCGGCGACAGTCCGGCCATGACCACCCTGCTGGACACCATGGAGGCCTGGCTGGCGCGGCAGGGCATCGCCGCCGGCTGA
- a CDS encoding cytochrome b/b6 domain-containing protein, with protein sequence MGSFRPVFFHWTLALLFFVAWFSEDILLVHVWAGYGVGALLLGRLFWGVVGTRTARFSNFVRGPGAIWTDLRQTLTLRSKPHHGHGPAGGAMVVALLAVIALVVASGMAFYGEAWGRGPLAILQPLAGDAATTALAEPSGDGLWKDIHETVANLALILVFVHVASVLLASIGQRRNLVRVMWTGRRRS encoded by the coding sequence GTGGGATCCTTTCGTCCGGTTTTTTTTCACTGGACCCTCGCTCTGCTGTTCTTCGTTGCGTGGTTCAGCGAGGATATTCTGTTGGTGCATGTGTGGGCCGGCTATGGCGTCGGCGCGTTGCTGCTGGGCCGGCTGTTCTGGGGTGTGGTCGGGACGCGGACGGCACGCTTCAGCAATTTCGTGCGTGGCCCGGGCGCCATATGGACCGATTTGCGGCAGACCCTGACCCTGCGGTCAAAGCCGCACCACGGCCACGGGCCGGCTGGCGGCGCCATGGTGGTGGCGCTGCTGGCGGTAATCGCCCTGGTGGTGGCGTCGGGAATGGCGTTCTACGGCGAAGCGTGGGGACGGGGTCCGCTGGCGATCCTGCAGCCGCTGGCCGGCGACGCGGCCACCACGGCGCTGGCGGAGCCATCCGGCGACGGACTCTGGAAAGACATCCATGAAACCGTCGCGAATCTGGCGCTGATTCTGGTGTTTGTCCATGTGGCCAGCGTCCTGCTGGCGAGCATCGGCCAGAGGCGCAATCTGGTGCGTGTCATGTGGACCGGCCGGCGCCGGTCCTAG
- the bmt gene encoding betaine--homocysteine S-methyltransferase, whose protein sequence is MTGAPSDSSRPTLWSLLATRDCLIADGAMGTNLFARGLEAGHAPELWNEEHPDRVRSVHQEMVDAGCDIILTNSFGANSYRLKLHDREHDAFALSRLSATLARQVADAAGRPVLVAGSIGPTGELFQPVGPLTLADGTAAFADQARGLAAGGADLLWLETMSSTEEVEAALAGARATGLPVVSTMTFDTAGHTMMGVAPETAVAFYGTLDHPPAAMGANCGLGPTENLLSITGMARGAATLAAAGKVAPVLVAKANCGVPVFHHGHFHYTGTPELMAAYARLARDAGARIIGGCCGSDGTIMKAIIESLRDYAPGSPPERDAIIAALGPITTQTDDIASEHDEVLAQARARRSERRRRQAG, encoded by the coding sequence ATGACCGGCGCCCCCTCCGATTCCTCCAGGCCCACGCTTTGGTCCCTGCTGGCCACGCGTGACTGCCTGATCGCCGACGGCGCCATGGGCACCAATCTCTTCGCCCGCGGGCTGGAGGCCGGACACGCACCGGAGCTGTGGAACGAGGAACATCCCGACCGCGTGCGCAGCGTGCATCAGGAAATGGTGGACGCCGGTTGCGACATCATCCTGACAAACTCATTCGGCGCCAACAGCTATCGCCTGAAACTGCACGATCGTGAGCACGACGCTTTCGCCCTGTCGCGGCTGTCGGCGACGCTGGCCCGTCAGGTGGCGGATGCGGCCGGCCGGCCGGTGCTGGTGGCCGGCTCCATTGGGCCGACGGGTGAGCTGTTTCAGCCGGTGGGCCCGCTTACCCTGGCCGATGGCACCGCCGCCTTCGCCGATCAGGCGCGCGGCCTTGCCGCCGGCGGCGCCGATCTGCTGTGGCTGGAAACCATGAGCTCGACGGAAGAGGTGGAGGCGGCGCTGGCCGGGGCACGGGCCACTGGCCTGCCGGTGGTCTCCACCATGACCTTCGATACCGCCGGCCATACCATGATGGGCGTGGCGCCGGAGACCGCCGTCGCTTTCTACGGCACGCTGGACCATCCGCCCGCCGCCATGGGCGCCAATTGCGGCCTCGGCCCCACCGAGAACCTGCTGTCCATCACCGGCATGGCGCGTGGCGCGGCGACACTGGCCGCCGCCGGCAAAGTCGCGCCGGTGCTGGTGGCCAAAGCCAATTGCGGAGTGCCGGTATTTCATCACGGCCACTTCCACTACACCGGTACGCCGGAGCTGATGGCCGCCTATGCCCGCCTGGCCAGGGACGCGGGCGCCCGGATCATCGGCGGCTGCTGCGGCTCCGATGGCACCATCATGAAGGCGATCATCGAATCCCTGCGCGACTATGCGCCGGGCAGTCCGCCAGAGCGCGATGCCATCATCGCGGCGCTGGGGCCCATCACCACCCAAACCGACGACATCGCCAGCGAGCATGACGAGGTGCTGGCCCAGGCCCGCGCCCGGCGCAGCGAACGCCGCCGCCGCCAGGCCGGTTAG
- a CDS encoding tetratricopeptide repeat protein, with translation MFGRRFMRMLAAVMALGVALAGAAPAARADALSAWQAYGEKRYAAALAELRPLARAGDAAAQFYLGTAYADGLAVPRNYALAARWYESAALGGNADAAFALGFLYLNGPGTAAEYALAADPEQAALWLARAADAGHAWARTLLAQLYRDGRGVPADSDRARSLFLAAAAQGIAEAQFSAGLILAGDDATPGHLMDAYVWFRLAALAGYPAAADNLHRLAATFSDAEVAAAEARVRAFVPLPVSP, from the coding sequence ATGTTCGGACGCCGCTTCATGCGCATGCTTGCCGCTGTCATGGCCCTTGGCGTCGCTCTGGCCGGGGCTGCCCCGGCGGCGCGCGCCGACGCCCTGTCCGCCTGGCAGGCCTATGGCGAGAAACGCTATGCCGCCGCCCTGGCCGAGTTGCGGCCGCTGGCCCGGGCCGGCGACGCTGCCGCCCAGTTCTACCTGGGAACCGCCTATGCGGACGGGCTGGCCGTGCCGCGCAACTATGCGCTTGCCGCCCGCTGGTATGAGTCCGCGGCGCTGGGCGGCAATGCCGACGCCGCCTTTGCTCTCGGCTTTCTCTATCTCAATGGTCCCGGCACGGCGGCGGAGTATGCCCTCGCCGCCGACCCTGAACAGGCGGCCCTGTGGCTTGCCCGCGCCGCCGATGCGGGTCACGCCTGGGCGCGAACTCTCCTGGCCCAGCTATATCGCGACGGCCGCGGCGTGCCGGCGGACTCTGATCGCGCCCGTAGCCTGTTCCTTGCCGCCGCCGCCCAGGGTATTGCCGAGGCGCAGTTCTCCGCCGGCCTCATCCTGGCGGGTGACGACGCCACACCCGGCCATCTGATGGACGCCTATGTGTGGTTTCGCCTTGCCGCCCTCGCCGGCTATCCGGCCGCGGCAGACAATCTGCATCGTCTTGCCGCCACCTTCAGCGACGCGGAAGTCGCCGCCGCGGAAGCCCGCGTCCGCGCCTTTGTCCCGCTGCCGGTCAGCCCCTGA